In Rhinopithecus roxellana isolate Shanxi Qingling chromosome 4, ASM756505v1, whole genome shotgun sequence, a single genomic region encodes these proteins:
- the FUCA2 gene encoding plasma alpha-L-fucosidase isoform X1 — translation MRPRELRWLALPLLLLLLLQPPPSPAHSATRFDPTWESLDARQLPAWFDQAKFGIFIHWGVFSVPSFGSEWFWWYWQKEKIPKYVEFMKDNYPPSFKYEDFGPLFTAKFFNANQWADIFQASGAKYIVLTSKHHEGFTLWGSEYSWNWNAIDEGPKRDIVKELEVAIRNRTDLRFGLYYSLFEWFHPLFLEDESSSFHKRQFPVSKTLPELYELVNNYQPEVLWSDGDGGAPDQYWNSTGFLAWLYNESPVRDTVVTNDRWGAGSICKHGGFYTCSDRYNPGHLLPHKWENCMTIDKRSWGYRREAGISDYLTIGELVKQLVETVSCGGNLLMNIGPTLDGTISVVFEERLRQMGSWLKVNGEAIYETRTWRSQNDTVTPDVWYTFKPEEKLVYAIFLKWPTSGQLFLGQPKAILGATEVKLLGHGQPLNWISLEQNGIMVELPQLTIHQMPCKWGWALALTNVI, via the exons ATGCGGCCCCGGGAGCTCCGCTGGCTCGCGCTCccgctgctgctgttgctgctgctgcagccGCCGCCGAGCCCTGCCCACAGCGCCACGCGCTTCGACCCCACCTGGGAGTCCCTGGACGCCCGCCAGCTGCCCGCGTGGTTTGACCAGGCCAAGTTCGGCATCTTCATCCACTGGGGCGTGTTTTCCGTACCCAGCTTCGGTAGCGAGTGGTTCTG GTGGTATTGGCAAAAGGAAAAGATACCGAAGTATGTGGAATTTATGAAAGATAATTACCCTCCTAGTTTCAAATATGAAGATTTTGGACCACTATTTACAGCAAAATTTTTTAATGCCAACCAGTGGGCAGATATTTTTCAGGCCTCTGGTGCCAAATACATTGTCTTAACTTCCAAACATCATGAAG GTTTTACCTTGTGGGGTTCAGAGTATTCATGGAACTGGAATGCCATAGATGAGGGGCCCAAGAGGGACATTGTCAAGGAACTTGAGGTAGCCATTAGGAACAGAACTGACCTGCGTTTTGGACTGTACTATTCCCTTTTTGAATGGTTTCATCCGCTCTTCCTTGAGGATGAATCCAGTTCATTCCATAAGCGGCAATTTCCAGTTTCTAAGACATTGCCAGAGCTCTATGAGTTAGTGAACAACTATCAGCCTGAGGTTCTGTGGTCGGATGGTGATGGAGGAGCGCCGGATCAATACTGGAACAGCACAGGCTTCTTGGCCTGGCTATATAATGAAAG CCCAGTTCGAGACACAGTAGTCACCAATGATCGTTGGGGAGCTGGTAGCATCTGTAAGCACGGTGGCTTCTATACCTGCAGTGATCGTTATAACCCAGGACATCTTTTGCCACATAAATGGGAAAACTGCATGACAATAGACAAACGGTCCTGGGGCTATAGGAGGGAAGCTGGAATCTCTGATTATCTTACGATTGGAGAATTGGTGAAG cAACTTGTAGAAACAGTTTCATGTGGAGGAAATCTTTTGATGAATATTGGGCCTACACTAGATGGCACCATTTCTGTAGTTTTtgaggagagactgaggcaaatgGGGTCCTGGCTAAAAGTCAATGGAGAAGCTATTTATGAAACCCGTACCTGGCGATCCCAGAATGACACTGTCACCCCAGATGTGTG GTACACATTCAAGCCTGAAGAAAAATTGGTATATGCCATTTTTCTTAAATGGCCCACATCAGGACAGCTGTTCCTTGGCCAGCCCAAAGCTATTCTGGGGGCAACAGAG
- the FUCA2 gene encoding plasma alpha-L-fucosidase isoform X2, whose translation MRPRELRWLALPLLLLLLLQPPPSPAHSATRFDPTWESLDARQLPAWFDQAKFGIFIHWGVFSVPSFGSEWFWWYWQKEKIPKYVEFMKDNYPPSFKYEDFGPLFTAKFFNANQWADIFQASGAKYIVLTSKHHEGFTLWGSEYSWNWNAIDEGPKRDIVKELEVAIRNRTDLRFGLYYSLFEWFHPLFLEDESSSFHKRQFPVSKTLPELYELVNNYQPEVLWSDGDGGAPDQYWNSTGFLAWLYNESPVRDTVVTNDRWGAGSICKHGGFYTCSDRYNPGHLLPHKWENCMTIDKRSWGYRREAGISDYLTIGELVKQLVETVSCGGNLLMNIGPTLDGTISVVFEERLRQMGSWLKVNGEAIYETRTWRSQNDTVTPDVWYTFKPEEKLVYAIFLKWPTSGQLFLGQPKAILGATEKHTH comes from the exons ATGCGGCCCCGGGAGCTCCGCTGGCTCGCGCTCccgctgctgctgttgctgctgctgcagccGCCGCCGAGCCCTGCCCACAGCGCCACGCGCTTCGACCCCACCTGGGAGTCCCTGGACGCCCGCCAGCTGCCCGCGTGGTTTGACCAGGCCAAGTTCGGCATCTTCATCCACTGGGGCGTGTTTTCCGTACCCAGCTTCGGTAGCGAGTGGTTCTG GTGGTATTGGCAAAAGGAAAAGATACCGAAGTATGTGGAATTTATGAAAGATAATTACCCTCCTAGTTTCAAATATGAAGATTTTGGACCACTATTTACAGCAAAATTTTTTAATGCCAACCAGTGGGCAGATATTTTTCAGGCCTCTGGTGCCAAATACATTGTCTTAACTTCCAAACATCATGAAG GTTTTACCTTGTGGGGTTCAGAGTATTCATGGAACTGGAATGCCATAGATGAGGGGCCCAAGAGGGACATTGTCAAGGAACTTGAGGTAGCCATTAGGAACAGAACTGACCTGCGTTTTGGACTGTACTATTCCCTTTTTGAATGGTTTCATCCGCTCTTCCTTGAGGATGAATCCAGTTCATTCCATAAGCGGCAATTTCCAGTTTCTAAGACATTGCCAGAGCTCTATGAGTTAGTGAACAACTATCAGCCTGAGGTTCTGTGGTCGGATGGTGATGGAGGAGCGCCGGATCAATACTGGAACAGCACAGGCTTCTTGGCCTGGCTATATAATGAAAG CCCAGTTCGAGACACAGTAGTCACCAATGATCGTTGGGGAGCTGGTAGCATCTGTAAGCACGGTGGCTTCTATACCTGCAGTGATCGTTATAACCCAGGACATCTTTTGCCACATAAATGGGAAAACTGCATGACAATAGACAAACGGTCCTGGGGCTATAGGAGGGAAGCTGGAATCTCTGATTATCTTACGATTGGAGAATTGGTGAAG cAACTTGTAGAAACAGTTTCATGTGGAGGAAATCTTTTGATGAATATTGGGCCTACACTAGATGGCACCATTTCTGTAGTTTTtgaggagagactgaggcaaatgGGGTCCTGGCTAAAAGTCAATGGAGAAGCTATTTATGAAACCCGTACCTGGCGATCCCAGAATGACACTGTCACCCCAGATGTGTG GTACACATTCAAGCCTGAAGAAAAATTGGTATATGCCATTTTTCTTAAATGGCCCACATCAGGACAGCTGTTCCTTGGCCAGCCCAAAGCTATTCTGGGGGCAACAGAG